A part of Pedosphaera parvula Ellin514 genomic DNA contains:
- a CDS encoding alpha/beta fold hydrolase: MNRLLAVPATVLSCLAIFLATDPGRKGRKVFQNIDAGGHELCMHLSGHGSPTVVFESGGMGASGGPLEAWILVQPEVSKFTSTVAYDRAGIGRSKPGPEPRDARQIARELHIALRNAHVEPPYVLVGHSFGGPLNRVFAGMYPEEVVGMVLVDPTQEEFINWNQEQSPNRGGMPDPLWKEMQATLTQAHESQMPPGIPIILITAMGPRVLPSFVTEEQKKELKTFRPMWLKFHQEWVDKLPNAQHIITEKSGHVVPFEEPELVVSAIRQVVEQARHRPQPGVESKRLEE; the protein is encoded by the coding sequence ATGAACAGACTTCTGGCAGTGCCTGCCACGGTATTGAGTTGCCTCGCCATCTTTCTGGCCACAGATCCCGGCCGGAAGGGCCGGAAGGTGTTTCAAAACATTGATGCCGGGGGACATGAGCTTTGCATGCATTTGTCCGGCCATGGAAGTCCCACTGTGGTATTCGAAAGCGGAGGCATGGGCGCAAGCGGTGGCCCGTTGGAGGCCTGGATTCTAGTGCAACCCGAGGTTAGCAAATTCACAAGCACAGTCGCCTATGATCGGGCGGGAATCGGACGGTCCAAGCCGGGTCCTGAACCGCGGGACGCACGACAGATCGCCCGCGAACTTCACATTGCACTGCGGAATGCACACGTCGAGCCGCCTTACGTTCTCGTAGGACATTCATTCGGCGGCCCGCTGAATCGTGTGTTTGCCGGCATGTATCCCGAAGAGGTTGTGGGGATGGTATTGGTGGACCCGACCCAGGAGGAATTCATCAATTGGAACCAGGAGCAGAGCCCGAACCGCGGCGGCATGCCGGATCCACTGTGGAAAGAAATGCAGGCCACCTTGACTCAAGCGCATGAAAGCCAGATGCCACCCGGCATTCCAATCATTCTTATTACCGCAATGGGGCCGCGCGTGCTTCCAAGCTTTGTAACCGAGGAACAAAAGAAAGAACTGAAGACCTTCAGACCAATGTGGTTGAAGTTCCATCAGGAATGGGTGGATAAATTGCCGAATGCCCAACACATCATCACTGAGAAGAGCGGGCATGTCGTCCCTTTTGAAGAACCGGAATTAGTTGTCAGTGCAATTCGACAGGTGGTTGAACAAGCCAGGCATAGGCCGCAACCGGGAGTTGAATCGAAGCGATTGGAAGAATGA
- a CDS encoding glycosyltransferase: MKISIIIPAFNEAKVIEACVQSAFAALRANATAGLMSEVIVVDNNSKDATAELARRAGAEVVFEAINSFSGARNKGASVASGEWLIFLDADTLLPAETLADALKEMEGGIAVGGTSTIDYGEVKWSIWLFAKASNLVIRTLKLTPGIFVFCRAQAFREIGGFDEKFLAGEDADFSARLGRWGRQHGLKIRILHENPVKTSDRKFHLYGFKEILTVIARCLLFPKRTMHNKKHLRMFYDGKR; the protein is encoded by the coding sequence ATGAAGATTTCCATCATAATACCGGCCTTTAATGAAGCGAAAGTGATCGAGGCTTGCGTGCAGAGCGCATTTGCCGCACTGCGGGCCAATGCGACCGCAGGGTTGATGTCGGAAGTGATCGTGGTGGACAATAATTCCAAGGATGCGACCGCGGAACTGGCCCGGCGCGCGGGAGCGGAGGTGGTGTTCGAGGCAATTAATTCATTTTCAGGCGCCCGTAACAAGGGGGCAAGTGTGGCGTCAGGAGAATGGTTGATTTTTTTGGATGCCGATACATTGTTGCCAGCCGAAACATTGGCCGATGCACTCAAGGAGATGGAAGGGGGAATAGCGGTGGGCGGCACGAGCACGATTGATTACGGCGAGGTGAAGTGGAGCATCTGGTTATTTGCCAAGGCATCCAACCTGGTGATTCGCACACTGAAACTGACACCCGGAATTTTTGTTTTTTGCCGGGCACAAGCTTTTCGAGAGATCGGGGGATTTGATGAGAAATTCCTGGCGGGGGAGGATGCTGATTTTAGCGCACGTTTGGGACGCTGGGGGCGGCAGCATGGATTAAAAATAAGGATTCTCCATGAGAATCCGGTAAAAACATCAGATCGCAAATTTCATTTGTATGGATTCAAGGAGATTCTAACCGTGATTGCGCGATGTTTGCTTTTTCCGAAGCGGACCATGCACAACAAGAAACATTTACGAATGTTCTACGACGGCAAGCGATAG
- the radC gene encoding RadC family protein gives MNEPSRINEQNVGLRIKDLPDAERPRERLVQHGADVLKNSELIAILLRTGLKGVSAITVAEQLLHRFGTLDTLSRATLADLCKVKGIGRDKAIALKSAFTLARRMAAELKPEGTVLDNPEAIADLLREENRSYEVENFQVVLLNTRRKLIRVENITQGTLDTLLIHPREVFKSAISANASAIVLAHNHPSGDPTPSEADIKVTRDLIRAGQLLKIEILDHIILGRRTNERPKDYASLRELGYFY, from the coding sequence ATGAACGAGCCCAGCCGCATCAACGAACAAAACGTAGGTCTGCGCATCAAGGATCTCCCCGATGCCGAGCGTCCGCGCGAGCGGCTGGTTCAACACGGCGCTGACGTCCTCAAAAACTCCGAACTGATTGCCATCCTCCTGCGTACCGGTTTGAAAGGCGTTTCCGCCATAACGGTTGCCGAGCAGTTGCTGCATCGCTTCGGCACTCTGGATACTCTCTCCCGCGCCACCCTTGCTGATCTCTGCAAAGTAAAAGGCATCGGCCGCGACAAGGCCATCGCCCTCAAAAGCGCCTTCACCCTTGCGCGCCGCATGGCAGCCGAACTTAAACCCGAAGGCACAGTGCTCGATAATCCCGAAGCCATCGCCGACCTGTTACGGGAGGAGAACCGCTCCTATGAAGTAGAAAACTTTCAGGTGGTATTGCTCAACACACGCCGCAAGCTGATCCGGGTCGAGAACATCACCCAGGGCACGCTCGATACCCTGCTCATTCATCCGCGCGAAGTGTTCAAGTCCGCGATTTCCGCCAATGCCTCCGCCATTGTGCTGGCCCATAATCATCCCAGCGGCGATCCCACTCCTTCCGAAGCCGACATCAAAGTCACCCGCGATCTCATCCGCGCCGGCCAGTTGCTCAAAATCGAGATTCTGGATCACATCATCCTGGGCCGCCGCACCAATGAACGTCCCAAGGATTACGCCTCTCTCCGAGAACTGGGATATTTTTACTAA
- a CDS encoding sensor histidine kinase, whose translation MMEIFILPASSIPERANGINPRPDHFPSLKRVGDFAVIDYNFLFGIHKVTVLRAKFLHSLHWLQSSVAANNSLAGSTSSVARRYSVSIAILVLATAIRWALDSALGNTQAYTFYFAAIALTSWYSGFWPSILAICLSYLAAHWFFVFPRHQFVFHEYSLDDYISLGGFLFSGLAIAFTSRALHNARNRSEAERQLLAREIIGRERAQQELQHAQEQLREHALTLEKRVEERTASLRESIQSLEGVCYHIAHDLRAPLRAIQGFTTILLSDYASNLDQTGKDFARRAANSAHRMDNLIFSLLEYGQLGHMQIPFSNVPLEPLVNATLDHLADEIRSSKAEIRIEQPLPSVWGNPELILQVLENLFSNALKFIPAGTIPKIHIYFEQTGKLVKLCIKDNGIGIKSEYQKRIFQIFEQLNKTDAASGTGIGLALVAKAVQRMHGRVGIQSQPRQGSVFWIELPGAISQN comes from the coding sequence ATGATGGAAATCTTCATCTTGCCCGCGTCATCCATACCTGAACGGGCAAACGGCATCAATCCCCGTCCTGATCATTTTCCGTCTCTTAAGCGAGTTGGCGATTTTGCGGTTATCGATTATAATTTTCTGTTCGGGATTCATAAAGTGACTGTTTTACGAGCCAAATTTTTGCACTCGCTGCACTGGCTGCAATCCAGTGTCGCGGCCAATAACTCCCTCGCGGGCTCAACCTCCTCGGTGGCTCGCCGCTACTCCGTAAGCATTGCCATTCTTGTGCTCGCAACCGCCATCCGCTGGGCGCTTGATTCTGCTCTGGGAAACACCCAGGCCTATACATTCTATTTTGCTGCCATCGCGCTCACTTCCTGGTACTCAGGATTTTGGCCATCCATCCTTGCCATTTGTCTCTCCTATTTGGCCGCCCACTGGTTTTTCGTCTTTCCTCGCCACCAGTTCGTCTTCCACGAATATTCTCTGGACGATTACATCAGCCTCGGGGGCTTTCTGTTCTCCGGATTGGCAATCGCCTTTACCAGCCGCGCCTTGCACAACGCCCGAAACCGCTCGGAAGCCGAGCGCCAATTGCTCGCCCGTGAAATCATTGGACGGGAGCGTGCTCAGCAGGAATTGCAACATGCTCAGGAGCAATTGCGGGAGCATGCCTTAACTCTTGAGAAACGAGTCGAAGAACGCACGGCCAGTCTCCGCGAATCAATTCAATCGCTGGAGGGTGTTTGTTACCATATTGCCCACGACCTCCGCGCGCCGCTCCGTGCCATCCAGGGTTTTACCACCATTCTCCTCAGTGACTACGCTTCCAATCTGGATCAGACCGGAAAGGATTTTGCCCGCCGGGCTGCCAATTCCGCTCACCGGATGGACAACCTCATTTTTTCGCTGTTGGAATACGGCCAACTCGGTCACATGCAGATTCCCTTTTCGAATGTTCCCCTTGAGCCTCTCGTCAACGCCACGCTGGATCATCTCGCAGACGAAATTCGTTCCAGTAAGGCCGAAATCCGGATTGAACAACCATTGCCCTCCGTATGGGGCAACCCGGAGCTCATCCTGCAGGTTCTTGAGAATCTTTTCAGTAATGCCCTCAAATTTATTCCCGCTGGCACCATACCCAAAATCCACATTTACTTCGAACAGACTGGCAAGCTTGTAAAACTCTGCATCAAGGACAATGGCATTGGCATCAAATCGGAATATCAGAAACGAATCTTTCAAATCTTTGAGCAATTAAATAAAACCGATGCCGCTTCAGGAACCGGCATCGGCCTGGCACTCGTCGCCAAAGCCGTTCAAAGAATGCACGGCCGGGTAGGTATTCAATCTCAACCCCGTCAGGGTAGTGTCTTTTGGATCGAACTGCCGGGCGCGATCTCACAAAACTGA